From the genome of Papaver somniferum cultivar HN1 chromosome 2, ASM357369v1, whole genome shotgun sequence, one region includes:
- the LOC113351001 gene encoding codeine O-demethylase-like, which translates to MTSQTKLPTIEKYKSIRKDKKWIPIKPLPNAFVVNIGNILEIMTNGIYRSVEHRAIIHSTKERLLVAAFHNPKVGVEIGPIPRMITPESPALFKTIGYEDYCKKYFSRKPDGKSSLDFMKIGEGNEDNKAT; encoded by the exons ATGACTAGTCAAACCAAGCTACCCACGATCGAAAAATACAAATCG ATTAGAAAAGACAAGAAATGGATTCCCATTAAACCTCTACCCAATGCCTTTGTAGTGAACATTGGAAACATTTTGGAG ATAATGACTAATGGCATTTACCGTAGTGTTGAGCACCGAGCAATAATACACTCCACAAAGGAGAGGCTCTTAGTTGCAGCATTTCATAACCCTAAAGTAGGTGTGGAAATAGGTCCAATACCTAGAATGATTACGCCAGAGTCACCCGCCTTGTTCAAAACAATTGGGTATGAGGATTATTGTAAGAAATATTTTTCTCGTAAACCCGATGGAAAATCATCCCTTGACTTTATGAAGATAGGAGAAGGTAATGAAGACAACAAGGCTACATGA
- the LOC113351003 gene encoding nucleolar protein 56-like: MALYLLYEATSGYALIRAYGIDDIGRNTEAVRNSVTDINRFSEVVQIVAFSPFDSALDALNQYNAVSEGIMTEELRNFLELKLPQVRKGEKPDISLGVAEPKIGSQIFEETKIPCQNDEFILELLRGVRFHYETLISDFYKSPLAGFLKGSRATEKEKFNVDQVDDMIFEAISTLDTLDKDFNSSLMGLRLWYSRHFPELFDIVNDNYLYAEVVNYVENKSDLSEHKIPRLSEILGGDEDKAKDIVEAEKASMGEDLSPIDLIHVKQVSQKVIDLAQHKKHVHEYLVYQMNDIAPDLAFVIGEIVGARHAECSINSRTDCFSGTEITVYGEKLRRQVEERLGCYDVDMMKAAIDTEDGGSAKKSSNETEIKGEVGLIEEDKPAANAINGDAAEEDMGIEKKKKNKKKKKNKKKKEKCTSSCVPYTLTKLACTFFVTVLLSLFVLSLHFR, from the coding sequence atggcgTTGTATCTACTCTATGAAGCTACATCTGGTTATGCTTTGATTCGAGCATATGGCATAGATGACATAGGAAGAAACACCGAAGCTGTTAGGAATTCAGTAACTGATATTAATAGGTTTAGTGAAGTTGTACAGATTGTTGCTTTTTCACCATTTGATTCTGCTTTAGATGCGCTTAACCAGTATAACGCTGTCTCTGAAGGGATTATGACCGAAGAGTTGAGAAACTTTTTGGAGTTAAAGTTACCCCAAGTTAGAAAAGGAGAGAAACCTGATATTAGTCTTGGAGTTGCCGAGCCAAAGATTGGATCACAAATCTTTGAGGAAACTAAGATTCCCTGCCAAAACGATGAATTCATTCTTGAACTTCTCCGTGGTGTTCGCTTTCATTACGAAACGTTGATTAGCGATTTTTACAAGTCTCCGCTTGCTGGGTTTTTGAAGGGCAGCAGAGCTACGGAGAAGGAAAAGTTCAATGTCGACCAGGTTGATGACATGATTTTTGAAGCTATCTCCACACTTGACACGCTTGATAAAGATTTCAACTCGTCCTTGATGGGACTCAGATTGTGGTACTCTAGGCACTTCCCTGAACTTTTTGATATTGTAAACGACAACTATCTTTACGCGGAAGTGGTAAATTATGTTGAAAACAAATCTGATCTTTCTGAGCACAAGATCCCAAGATTAAGTGAGATACTTGGGGGTGATGAAGACAAAGCAAAGGACATTGTTGAAGCAGAGAAAGCATCCATGGGGGAAGATTTGTCCCCGATTGACTTGATTCATGTCAAGCAAGTTTCCCAGAAAGTGATCGACCTCGCACAACACAAAAAGCATGTACATGAGTATCTAGTATATCAGATGAATGACATTGCGCCGGACTTGGCTTTTGTTATTGGTGAAATTGTTGGGGCTCGTCATGCTGAGTGTTCTATTAATTCCCGCACTGACTGCTTTTCAGGGACAGAAATTACTGTATATGGGGAGAAGCTACGTAGGCAGGTTGAAGAGAGACTGGGTTGTTATGATGTTGACATGATGAAAGCAGCGATAGATACAGAAGATGGAGGTTCAGCAAAGAAGAGCAGCAACGAAACTGAGATCAAAGGTGAGGTAGGGCTTATTGAAGAGGATAAACCAGCAGCTAATGCAATTAATGGAGATGCTGCAGAGGAGGATATGgggattgagaagaagaagaagaacaagaaaaagaaaaagaacaagaaaaagaaggagaagtGCACTAGCTCGTGTGTTCCTTACACCTTAACTAAACTAGCTTGTACATTTTTTGTAACTGTTTTGCTGTCTCTTTTTGTGCTTTCCTTGCACTTTCGATAA
- the LOC113353263 gene encoding codeine O-demethylase-like encodes METRKLKKLGGSLFVPSTVQELAKESLAEVPARYIRNDQDTLNNISGMSMVDPSVPVIDLQKLLSPEPIIYELELDKLHSACKVWGFFQVVNHGVDFLLMEKVKSEIEGLFNLPMDEKMKYWQEQGDSQGFGQNFIFQSKVQNLDWGDKFSIITLPKHTRNSRLLPKLPLPLRETIESYSFELSKLSMSILEFMEKALQMETRVMAELFEDGRQAMRMNYYPPCPRPEQVIGFTPHSDACGLTILLQLNQVGGLQIRKEKMWIPVQPLPNAFVVNIGDILEIMSNGVYRSVEHRATVNSRKERLSVATFHSPKVDTEIGPILSMITPETPALFRTIGYEDYMKKFFTRKVFGKSLVDAMRI; translated from the exons ATGGAGACACGAAAACTAAAAAAGTTAGGTGGTTCTTTGTTTGTACCTAGTACTGTTCAAGAATTGGCCAAAGAATCACTTGCAGAAGTCCCGGCACGTTACATTCGCAATGACCAGGACACGTTGAATAATATCTCCGGTATGTCTATGGTAGATCCATCAGTACCTGTTATCGATTTGCAGAAATTACTGTCACCAGAACCCATCATTTATGAATTAGAATTGGACAAGCTTCACTCTGCTTGCAAAGTATGGGGTTTCTTTCAG GTGGTAAACCATGGGGTTGACTTTTTATTGATGGAGAAAGTGAAATCAGAAATCGAAGGTTTATTCAATCTTCCAATGGATGAGAAAATGAAATATTGGCAGGAACAAGGAGATTCGCAAGGATTTGGacaaaactttatttttcaaTCAAAAGTCCAGAACCTTGATTGGGGAGATAAGTTTTCAATCATCACTCTTCCCAAACATACGAGGAATTCTAGGCTGTTACCCAAACTGCCTCTACCTCTCAG GGAGACAATTGAATCCTACTCATTTGAGTTGAGCAAATTAAGCATGAGTATCCTTGAGTTCATGGAAAAGGCTTTACAAATGGAGACTAGGGTCATGGCAGAGTTGTTTGAAGACGGAAGACAAGCAATGAGGATGAATTATTATCCTCCTTGCCCTCGACCGGAGCAAGTCATTGGATTTACACCACATTCAGATGCTTGCGGTTTGACGATCCTCCTTCAACTCAACCAAGTGGGTGGATTACAGATTAGAAAAGAAAAGATGTGGATTCCCGTTCAACCTCTACCTAATGCCTTTGTAGTGAACATTGGAGATATTTTGGAG ATAATGAGCAATGGCGTATACCGTAGCGTGGAGCACCGAGCAACAGTAAACTCAAGAAAGGAGAGGCTATCAGTTGCAACATTTCATAGCCCTAAAGTAGATACAGAAATAGGTCCAATACTCAGCATGATCACACCTGAGACACCTGCTTTGTTCAGAACAATCGGGTATGAGGATTATATGAAGAAATTCTTTACTCGTAAAGTCTTTGGAAAATCATTGGTTGACGCTATGAGGATATAG